The following nucleotide sequence is from Candidatus Rokuibacteriota bacterium.
GGCCCGTGGCCACACCCGCGCGTTCCTCGACCGGCTCACCCTGACCGAGGGGCGGATCGAGGAGATGGCTCAGGGGCTCAGGCAGATCGCCCAGCTCCCCGACCCGGTGGGCAAGGTCGTGGATGCCTGGCGGCGCCCGAACGGGCTCGAGATCAGCCGGGTGCGCGTCCCCCTGGGGGTGATCGGCTTCATCTACGAGTCGCGCCCCAACGTCACCGCCGACGCCGCGGGGCTCGCGGTCAAGTCCGGCAACGCGGTGGTCCTCAGGGGCGGGAGCGAGGCCATCGAGTCGAACTCGATGATCGTGAGCGTGCTGAGCAAGGCCCTGGAGAAGTCCGGGGTACCTCCGGAGGCGCTCCAGTTCATCGACACCGAGGACCGTGAGGCCGTCATGGCCCTCCTGACCCTGGACCGCTACGTGGACCTGATCATCCCGCGCGGCGGCGAAGAGTTCGTCCGGCTGGTGACCAAAGAGGCCACCGTGCCGGTCCTCAAGCACGACAAGGGGCTCTGCCACGTCTACGTGGACGAAGACGCCGACCTCGGTATGGCCGTCGAGATCGCGGTCAACGCCAAAGCCCAGCGGCCGAGCGTCTGCAACGCCATGGAGACGCTCCTGGTCCACCAGGCGATCGCGGAGCGCTTCCTTCCCGTCGCGGTGAAGCGTCTGGAGGAGGCCGGCGTCGAGCTCCGCGGATGCCCGCGCACCTGCGCTCTCGTTCCCGGTGCCCGGCAGGCCACGGTGGAGGACTGGGACGCGGAATACCTCGACCTGATCCTCTCGGTGCGGGTCGTGGACAGCATCGAGGACGCGGTGGGGCACATCCGGCAGCACGGCTCGGGCCTCGCCGAGGCGATCGTGACGTCCCACTACGGTCGCGCGCGGCGGTTCACCCGCGAAGTGGACGCGGCGGCCGTGCTGGTCAACGCCTCGACGCGGCTCGTGGACGGGGGCCAGTTCGGGATGGGGGCGGAGATGGGGATTTCCACCTCCAAGCTCCACGCCCGGGGACCGGTGGGCGTCGAGCAACTGACCACGACGAAGTTCGTGGTGATCGGCGACGGACAGGTCCGGGAGTAGCGCCCCGGTGCCGCGCATCGGGGTTCTGGGGGGGTCGTTCAACCCGATTCACGTCGGGCACCTGCTCCTTGCGGACGAGCTCCGGGAAACCCTGGCGCTCGACGAGGTGCGCTTCGTGCCCGCCCGCTGCCCGCCCCACAAGTCGGAGGAGGGGCTCGCCCCGGCCCAGCACCGGTACGCGATGACGGAGCTGGCCATCCGGGGGAACCCGCACTTTGCCATCTCGGACGTGGAGGTGAGCCGCCCCGGCCCCTCTTACACCGTGGACACCCTCGAGACCTTTCGGCGCGACGCCGGCGCGGCCACGACGTTCTTCCTGCTCCTCGGCTCCGAGACGTTTCTGGACCTTCTCTCGTGGAAAGATCCCCAGCGGATCGCCGCCCTCGCCCGGCTGGTCGTGGTGCCGCGGACGGGGTCGGTCTTCGACCCCGATGCGCTCCCGGCGCAGAAGGTCCTCCAGGAGCTCGGCCAGGAGGGCTGGATCCGCGTGTCGGCCGGTCGCCCGCGACCCGAGGCGGCCCGCGGGGTCCTTCTGGTTTCGGCGGTTTCGCTCCCGATCTCGGCCTCGGAGCTTCGCCGCCGCGCGCGGGAGGGGCGGTCGCTGCGCTACCGCGTTCCCGACGCCGTGGCCGACTACATTCACGCCCACCGGCTCTACCGGGAGGACGGGTGACGCCCTCGCCTTCGGCTGAGGACAAGGTTCGGCTGTGCGCTCGCGCGGCCCTCGAGAAGAAGGCGGAGGGTGTGGTGGTGTTGGATCTGCAGGGGATCTCCGCGGTCGCGGATTTCTTCCTGTTGGCCAGCGCGCAGTCGACCACTCAAATCAAGACCATCGTGGAGGCCATCGAGCAGGCACTGGAGCCCCGGGGGGTGCGCGTCCGCCACACCGAAGGGGTCCCGGAGAGCGGCTGGCTCCTCTTGGACTACGGGGACGTGGTCGTCCACGTCTTCCTGGAGGAGACGCGGACCTTCTACGCGCTCGAGCGCCTCTGGGGGGACGCTCCCGTCCTCTCGGTGGAAGGGTGAGCCGCGGTTGATTTCCTTGACAGGGCGTGGTAGGGTAGGCCCTCAATCCGAGGGGTGAGCTCGGCGAGGAGGTAAGCGATGAGGAAAGATCGCCTAGCCTACTTCAAAAAGAAGCTGGTCGAGAAACAGCGGCAGCTGGTCGAAGAGGTCGGGAAGAGCGCCCTCTACGGGAAGGGCCAGGAGGACGACTCGATCAAGGACCTGGGCGACCAGGCCACGACCGCCTACACACGCGAGTTCCTTTTCGAGCTCGGCAACGGCGACCGCCGGCTGCTCAAGGAAGTGACCACCGCGCTCCGGAAAATCGAGGAGGGCTCCTTCGGCGCGTGTGAGCGTTGCGGCGAGCCGATCGCCGAGAAGCGACTGGAGGTCCTGCCCTTCGCACGCTACTGCATCGGCTGCCAGCGGGCGGTCGAGGAAGAGGAGCGGATGGCCGCCAGCTAGGGGGTCGGCGATGCCGGTCCGCCTCGGCCTCCTGCTCGTCCTCCTCTTCGGAGCCCTCGTCGCCTACCTCACCGCGTTCAATCCTTCGCGCGTCCGCGTCGCGCTCAGCCCGAGCCTCGCCTATGAGCTGCCCCTGATGGCGCTCCCGGTCGGGGCCTTCCTCCTGGGCGTCTGCCTGACCCTCTTCGGCGTCTTGCTGCGGGACCTCGGCCGCTCCTTCCGTGGTTACCGGATCGCCCACCCGCTGCGCGGGTACCCGGCCCGCCGCGCCGAAGGCCTTGCCGACCTCTACCACCGGGGCGTGGACGCCCAGCTCGCCGGCCGGACCTCGAGCGCTGCCGAAGCCTACGAGTCGGTCCTGACCCGTGAGCCTGGT
It contains:
- a CDS encoding glutamate-5-semialdehyde dehydrogenase produces the protein MAIRQLVEAKARAAREAGRVLGLCPTRVKDDALVQMARGLDEKVETLIEANRADLERARARGHTRAFLDRLTLTEGRIEEMAQGLRQIAQLPDPVGKVVDAWRRPNGLEISRVRVPLGVIGFIYESRPNVTADAAGLAVKSGNAVVLRGGSEAIESNSMIVSVLSKALEKSGVPPEALQFIDTEDREAVMALLTLDRYVDLIIPRGGEEFVRLVTKEATVPVLKHDKGLCHVYVDEDADLGMAVEIAVNAKAQRPSVCNAMETLLVHQAIAERFLPVAVKRLEEAGVELRGCPRTCALVPGARQATVEDWDAEYLDLILSVRVVDSIEDAVGHIRQHGSGLAEAIVTSHYGRARRFTREVDAAAVLVNASTRLVDGGQFGMGAEMGISTSKLHARGPVGVEQLTTTKFVVIGDGQVRE
- a CDS encoding TraR/DksA family transcriptional regulator; translated protein: MRKDRLAYFKKKLVEKQRQLVEEVGKSALYGKGQEDDSIKDLGDQATTAYTREFLFELGNGDRRLLKEVTTALRKIEEGSFGACERCGEPIAEKRLEVLPFARYCIGCQRAVEEEERMAAS
- the nadD gene encoding nicotinate (nicotinamide) nucleotide adenylyltransferase, giving the protein MPRIGVLGGSFNPIHVGHLLLADELRETLALDEVRFVPARCPPHKSEEGLAPAQHRYAMTELAIRGNPHFAISDVEVSRPGPSYTVDTLETFRRDAGAATTFFLLLGSETFLDLLSWKDPQRIAALARLVVVPRTGSVFDPDALPAQKVLQELGQEGWIRVSAGRPRPEAARGVLLVSAVSLPISASELRRRAREGRSLRYRVPDAVADYIHAHRLYREDG
- the rsfS gene encoding ribosome silencing factor, yielding MTPSPSAEDKVRLCARAALEKKAEGVVVLDLQGISAVADFFLLASAQSTTQIKTIVEAIEQALEPRGVRVRHTEGVPESGWLLLDYGDVVVHVFLEETRTFYALERLWGDAPVLSVEG